GTCGCCAAGAGTGTATATAAAATGTCTTTTTAACACGTCTGACTAAACTTCCGTTTGCTTACCGCCATGTAAGGCCTGCATCCTGCATCTCTGGTCTTGGCTATGGAGTCCACCAGCTGACCGCTGATGCCAAAGTCACACAGCTTGATATTCCCCTTTCGGTCCATTAGAATGTTGGAAGGTTTGATGTCTAAGATGACACAAGGttcaaaaatgtgagaaaaccggtctcacattacattttacatttatggaacaaaaaacacaaactaaacttaCCTCTGTGAATTATTTTCAAGTTTTCTTTTAAGTGGTTCAGTGCTTTAACGGTCTGTGAAAACAAAATCCAACACTTTATTTCTGCTCAGGTTCGGACGATGTGTAATAAAACGCAGAATGAAAAAGTCAGTGTACTCACTGCTAATGTTATTTTGCCTAATATTTCCTCTGGAATGACATCATCtaatgcacaatatacatatTTGTAGAATTTGTCTAATGAGGTAGACATAAGTTCCATACAAATCCAACAGTCACCCTGAAACACAAAGGGAGAGAGCAGAGTCACTTTTACACAAGTGTCTCCTTGTTAAATTTTTTACATGAATGATAGGAGTCAGTTCAGACTAGGAAGGGCCGCAGCCAGGACGTGACAATGATGTGGTGTGTTCAAGGTCACCTCTCTGAAGAGAGCGCCGTAGAACTGAACAATGTAGGGACAGTCACTACTCCTCATCACCACATCCAGATCCATCAGCAGCTGCTTCTGCTCCTTCTCGTCCACAGTGGAACGAATCCTCTGAAGAACACACAGCACAAAAACATCACTTTTCAGTCCatcttcatctgtgttcatttttaaACTGACTCACTTATATTAGCATTAAATACATAGTTCTGTACTGTGGGATGCTCTGGCTATTATGTGCTGCTAAGCAGTTCAcacaccactagatggcactgtGGTTGCTCAGTTTGTGCCCCAAAAGGttcacagtttcagttttcaCACTTGTCTCAACCCTAACTCTCCACAGAATGTCTTTTACAGATattctcttgagacccagcaatgtattttggtCTTCTgtagagtttcacagttttacttaatgtaaaaaaacctaaaactttgactttcctgggtctcaggaggatgtcaGCACACATCACATCATCAAAATACCCATCGAAACACTTCATTCTTCAGCCAAATGTAACTCAATATATAATCAACTACATAACACAACCTacctgaagaaatgcaaaatacatatagTACATTATGTGTTGCATTATCTGACTTTTTTGCAGTTTGTATTTGCATTTATTACTTTTACTGACATAGAAGAACAACCAAAAACAGAAATCatttagaaaagaaagaaaatgccaCAAATAATCCCCAGCATTaataaaacagaggaaagaaaaaagaacattAGACTGTattacaattagggatgtaacgattattgatgtaacgataaaccgtggtaaaattcccgacgattagtattaccgtttaaattctaattatcatgaaaactgtgtttgattaccgcactttcaacacaaacttaatatggaaaatggtcaaacaatggctataaggttccatctttaatgcacatgtgtatgtttgatatttacatgttaatatttgaatgtttctgcaaacagaaagtatattgtgcctattattttatttgtttttttgtttgtttgtttggggtattttttttttcaaaatacaacttggttaaattatttcagcttGTGTCTAactacttttgaacattttgagcacatttcaacaataccgtgataataatgataaccgtgataattttagtcacaataacttcgatatgaaattttcatatcgttacatccctaattacaatacagtcgtggaaaaaattattagaccactcttgttttctccaatttcttgttcattttaatgcctggtagaactaaaggtacatttgtttggacaaatacattgataacaacaaaaatagctcatgagagtttaatttcagagctgatatctagtcattttccatggttttcttaataataaccaaaattaattCAGTTCTTAcatattgtactgccaaaaacagtgcttttaggcattccactttttcttttctgtctgttttaattacAATACACACAGTGtttagtacttcattgcataaccattgtttttgatgacttgatggtctaataattttttctgcaactgtatatgcaAGGTTTTGTGTTGCATTACAAGCATCAAACTCACACCACTCTTACTACTGCCTACCTAGCATTAAGCGGCACAAATACAATAATTatgaaatttgtttctttatggcAGCTCTGTGGTAAGTTTGCTTTTGTATAGCACAAGAAATAGTGTCAAGGTATGTCTCATTTCCACTACAGTACATGAAACCACAACACATGAAACTAGCTGTACATGTCTCCATAATCCTACTGCTGTATTTGGTGTCATTTTTTCCATCCTTCCTCTTTAGCATATCCCACTCCTCCAGCCCACCATGACTCATAAACATCTTTAGCCAAGCAGCGTCATGACACCAAAAACATTgatctgttgttttgtttgtcacaGTATAGCACGACTCAGTCTGGTAAATGACAGTAACTCAAGTCGCATTCTTGTGTCACATTCTCACTGATAGCCCATCGCTTATCAACAGCagcaaaactggaaaaatatcaacaaCTAGCCTATATCTGTATTTTGCCTGCAAATGTGATCATTTTTAATACAAATGTGATCAAATGATCTGACAGAGTATTATGGGAAAGTCTCAGGCCActgttaggttttgttttttagtgaaTTTACAATTACATATGCAAATCTCcgtttattaatattatattccattataGTTAATTTTTTATACCTCCTATTTACTCTTgctctatttttacctcttttttaagAACAAAGTGGGAGAGAAACAGCATCTCatattctctgtatgtcctgtgcatctagtgaactgacaataaaaaaatctttgaatcctGCATCTTAATAAACAAGCCGGGGTATACAGGAAATACataaagcattaaaaacaaaagtgtcTCCAAAGTGTGAAGTATtattgtgacctccctttgcacttcaaactcttttattcagacaatatgagattcccTACATTCATTTTCTGCTTTTACACTAGGTTTTATTCAGCacatctcaaatatttttttattatttgggcAACTTTTTGTCATGTGAACAGAGGTCACCCTACATATTTACTGAAGTCTGTAGACAGCCATTActtcagtttttcctgttttattactGGGCATGTCTTTTCAGAAAAATTCGTTCACATCATACATTGCGTGGCCAAAAAACCCccccagaaaataaataaataaataaggtcccGCAACAATATTTCTTTGGACCACCTTCAGCGTTGATTACAGGACATATTCACTGTGGCATTTGTGCCGTACAATGTTTATTTGATGTCAGAAATATCATAACACTCTTTTCTGCTAATAGTTATAGAATTTGTATTACTAATGCAGAGATGGACCACTGGGTAAAGTAAAGGATTTCTGATCTCCGTGTtaattcctggttaaataaaggtaaataataatagaaagctaatggttgtttaagaaatactAAACTACTCCCtgtatcagttagggttaaatatgttgtttccagctgaaacatattcatcactGCCTTAATTATCCAACTGAGGCCTCTTAcatatttgctgagttaaatccaggtggagacttTTTGTGGCCAggctgtgtgttactgtgtgtgtgtgacctagtTTACGGTTCTGGTCTCAGTTCTGGAGAGGGCATTTTAAAGTCTAAAccagggggtgtcaaacatgcagcccgggggccaaatgtggcccgccaaagtttccaatccagcccgtgggatgaatttatgaaatgcaaaaattacaccaaagatattcACAAAAtggtttgttcaggttccacaaacagatcaGTAGAATATTATCATAATGACCAATAATAGCTCACTACCCctaaatttacactaaaacaaactccaaaaaatttaaatatcctgaacaaatatgaacaacctgaaatgtcttatgagaagtgtaattttaacaatattctgcctgttattaaatgttttgtgtatttgtagagttgTAGtgagcatgtgtaaatgataaactgaagcatttattgttaaaactgcacttatttttccttaagaaattttcagttgttcagttgttcatgttattcacatttattaaaggacagtttgtagatgtaaacattttcatcatgtaaggaaaatttggacttgacattatttatatataattaagttactattttactggtccggcccatttcagaacaaaatttggctgaatttggcccctgaactaaaatgtgttagaCACCCATGATCTAAACTAAGGGGGCGGGGTTTGACTTCTGGAGTCTCACCTTGACAGCCATGATCTGGCCCGTGGGTTTGTGGACCATTTGTTGACAGAGCCATACGCCCCACGACCGATCTCGCCCAGGTCTCTCAGATCCTCAGCGGTGAAGTCGCAGTGCTGCTCTGGAGAGATCTTCAGCTTCCCCGACGACTCGATACTGTGTGTCCGCAGACGCTCTCTGGAGGGACGGGATAAGACAAGATCCAGACCGCAGAAAGGACAATATGGAGGCCATGACTCTAACATGTATTATAAATGAATGTGGATGTGATAAATATTTTAGCACCGACTGTAAAGCTTCTTTGAATCTGAAACAGTCACAAAGCTCTATGAAGTGGCTCTGAAATCTGATAATGCTTATTTAATTTGCTGGTAGGTCATTCCAAACCAACTTACCTGGGCCTTTAAATTTTTCCTGAAGATTTCACAGGTCCTGAAGACCTGACAGTTCTGGTCCCGTTTTAATTTTAAGCTTTTAAAGTTGGCCCTCATGGCTAAATATCACCCTTCCTATGTACTGTATATTATGTGCCTCACATATCACTAAAAAAGGTTGAGTTAAGACATGTTCTACTCATCAACAAAACCCAAAGTATCATTCCAACATGGGAGAAGAAAACAGTCTTTCATTTTCCAAAATAAGTATTATTGATTTCTGGGGGTCTTTTTGTTGTCCGCTGTGGATGTTGTGGTTCTAGTCCTTGGTTAAATAGAACTAATGTCCCGGCAAAGCCAGCGAAGATAAAGACCACTGGAAAGTAACCATGTAAACCAAAGTCGGTTTCATGTTCTTCCAGACATCAACTCAGGGCATGTTTTATGGGGAAACAAATATTTATTAGCCCTCAAGGAGATAGAGATTATGCTATGGtgaaaaaaaggaataataaaACTTGTTTTTAAAACGGAGCTGCTTTATGGTcccattattatcatcatctggCATCTGCACTCACATGTGCGGGTTCGGGAAGGAGGGCGCCGTTGGGTTGAGTGGGAGCCTGGAGGCCGGTTCACTGGAGGGTTGGCGAAGTTCAGCTTCAGAGCTTTGCGTTTACCTGGAGGAACAAACAGAGGAAACATAGCCATATTCCCACTACATGCACACCACACTGTGGCTTCAAACCAGAGCCGTTAAGATAAGTGACGATAGCGAGGGGGCGAAAAACACTGATGTTACGTGACTCATGTAGGTCAAATAGTTCCAAACAGGAAATTTATATTCCGCCAGTTATATTTTACATATAACAATTTGATCAGCCTGTAGACGGAGCCCAAAATATACAGGTTTCTTTAGTTATTAAATGTTAATAATGTTCATCTGGAACTCTAATCATTGCTCTGTCAATTATGTGATACAGACAGGGTAGTGTCACCTCTTTTTCCAACTTTTAGATCGCTACCAAGACCAATAAAtgggactttttaaaaaaatatatagttaaaAAAGGTTGCAaatacatactatatatatacatCAATGTTGTAATGAAAACTCATCCGTATCCTTGTCTATCTTCTTTCTCTGAATACAGTTAGCCACCTAAACAATAAACTATCTTTTTAGAGATAGTATCTAAAACTGTAAAATAGATGAATAAgtagatatttgaaaaaatatcgCTAACTCAAAATGTCTCCTTACTGATGTTGACCATCAAACTAATCAATAAGTGTGAGCCTATGTTTCAAAGATGGTCAATATAGTCATAAAATATATGTCTGTGCAGATGTTCCAATAAGTATTGCCGACTCAAACTGACTGACTTTTGCTTATTTGGCCACAATTAAGTCAGTGTAACTCATTTAAGCTGCTTCTGATGTTTGGAACCATTTGAGcccaatgacaacaaaaaaaaaaagatcctataGATTCAATAGAGGTGTCATCTCTGTCTCTCTTAATGCACTCTGGGTCACCAATGAGTACAAACTGGAGACACTGCGTGAAGATATGCAGGACACAAGGTGATAAAACGCTCATCTTACCTCGTAACATCTGAATATCAACACTTGAGATAAGCCATTAACATCAAATCAGAAATATTAATAATTTGTGCCACAACAACCAACTGGTGACCGAACCACACCACAGTTTTTGTGCTTGTATAAAATCTAAAGCTTGTTGTAGAATGTGTGGAAATAAACTGCAGTGGCATAAATGTGATTGCATCTTTCAGAGTTGGGTTATCTCAAGCacttctttagaaaaaaaaaaaaaaaaaaatcagagggaGCACAAACTGCATTTGGACACAAGCAAAGTGCCCAGATGTGCTGCACAGGGTTCCCAATGCTCAGGGGTCTggacttcttttttgtttttttggctaaaacatgCCTTTTCTTTAAATAAACCATGCACAAGCTTTGCTGAAGTTACAAATAGTTGAGTTTTAAAAGCTAGATACTGATATTGGGACTCCCTGTGCAGAAACCATTTCCATTAAGAACTCAAACCTGAACCTTGAGATTTCAAAGTGACAAAACGCTTAGTACCTTTATCGGGATGTTAAATAAATTTATACTTGACAGATTTATTGACTCACATGTGGTGATTTAATCCAAATATTCCACCAAATGTAGCTGATATTCCAGTTTATAAAGTGCTGTGGAAGTGTTGAGTCAACTTTGCCATGCCCTGTCCGACCAGCTCCTTCAGTGCAAACAGATCCATTAACCTTTACGCCCCGGTGCAATAATCTTTGTCGGCCATAACTGAATTTGTAACGGTTAATAGCGGTGAACAGTGGACAGACTCCCCAACTACCAGAGCACCACACAGGCTGGTTCAGTAGTATACAGCAGCTTCCTTTCAACCTATTTCATCCAATTCAGTGTGATAGGATCATGACTTTAACCAAAGGACAGACAAGTCACCAAGCAGGATGCCAAGTCGTCAGCCAGCGGCCGAACAAAAACACAGCTCAAAGAAAGGAGAGTGAAAGGAAACAACTTTAGACTACTGAGGGTGTACCCACAAGAGTAGAGGTCAGTGTGCTTTTGTGTGCAAGTCTATTGCTTACTTTGGGGACAACTCCAGACAGGCTTATCTGAAACCCTGTAGTAAAGAAAAGACATTTTACTACATCCTCTCAGTGGCTCATTTGAGTGTGAGTGGATTGTTGTTTAGTGGCATCTCAGGACAAGTGTGAATTCTGAAAGTGGAATACGGGGTGAAGAACGGCTCTGTGTTTGGTTTAGTCCAGATCGATGTCGTCTGGCCCCGTTTGAGACCTCAGCATTTTGTACAAGTTGGATAATCATAACAGAGTAACGGGCATGGGCAGTGTATTAAAATACGTCTATTATCTGTTTTTGCTATATTTAAAattgtaaataaaaatatataaatcaaaCAAATTGTGATTAATGCTTCCTCTGGACAAGTGTTGTTGCAAAAAAACCTAAATGCAATGTGTTAATTTGCCCTAATCTATTTAGCATGATACATTCTACAATAAATAACCTACCAATAAAAGATTACTGGTGTATGTTTATTTGTTGACAATACTGCACACATATATAATTCAACTATGGAACTATTTCTGAATCATGTCATGAATTATCCATAGTAGTAAAAGAAATTTTGGTTACATTTTTCCTGCAGTGGCCTCAGCCTTAGTGAGTAACAACTGGCATTTTTCTGAcattaaaagataattttgcatCCAACCCACTTCATGCAGCAACTGAAAAGGTTGGCGAAGGGTTCAAGGCCATGGATGGTCTAATTTGTCATATGATCTGCTTTTCGAGCAATTGTACAGATTGCACCAGGGAGCAAGTAACAGCACTGTACAAACTTTCCTGCGTAACTATTAATTCATTTTAATAGGTCGAGTAATGGTGTAAATGACATTTGAATTAATGTTAGTGAGTGTATTCAGGCCTGTTTATAGTGCCTCTGTACTCTGTCACAACAAGAATAGGCCTGGatgataaacagtgataaatattGCAATATAAATGTACCAAATGTTGAATATTGTTTGATATAATGTCAGTGCTGAGGATAGCATCCAGAAGCCCAGCCTGCAACTCTGCTGCTCTAGTCTGCTTAatctaataaaaaaaagataGAGGAGGAGGCCAGCACAATGCAGTGAAACTACAGCTGCAAAAGGAAAATATCTGTCCAGAATATTCCAGATTAACCTAAAAGGTTATCGTGTTCATTTTAAGGGGACTACAAAAAATACAGCCGGGTAAAGTTTGATTCATCACATTGCTTCTGGAGTCAAATATCATGTTATAAATAAATGACTTcttaataaataaactgtttaTTCTTGGAAATATGATATATTTCATTAATTGGTGCTGCTAGGGCTTCAGAAAAAACTAGGATAAAAAATGTAGTAGGAAAAGAAGCTAGGAAACAGTGCAGGATGTGGGAATTGCTGTTTTTCTCTGCACCGTTACTGATAATAATCATGTTTACAGATGACGCCTGCACAATATGAGGAAATCTGCAGTGTGCAATACATTGTTAGTAACGCAACAACAATATGACCTGCGACAAACTAACCTCACTGTTACCGGTTGTCGACTAGTGGATTCATCCGATTGGCCAAATGTTCACATCTTGAGTATGATCACAATTATTTTACTATCTATCATTTCACTTATTGGACAGCACTACAACAGTAATTAAGTAATGCATCAAAGTTTTTAATGCATTAAGTTAGTGCTGTGTATTCATGCTATATCATTCTAATGAATTACAAATGTTAGAGAATGGATACGGCAGTAGACTAAATAAAATTACAGTTTTCTCTGAATTTGACTTATGTTGGAGAAATGCATATAACAGAACACGAGACAGTTAAATAGTAATAGTCTTAGTCATTTTAATCTGTGCTAACATTTAAGATTACACGCTATAGCTTTAATTTGCAGATTATACTTGCCAATTAATCATTTCGACTGACATAAAAATTATGCCCTCCGAGTTGTTTTTTATCAACCTAACAGCCCATCCCCATTCCATATCATccacaaagaaaacaacacatgatCATAGGATAACAGGGCACGCCAGGGGACAGTGCATTTTAGGAATGCCAcctatgctgctgctgctgctgtgtggtATAATGAAAGCCTTACATATTGTTCTGGTCATATAGCTCTAGCATTTGCTCATACaccaaatatatttttcagtctctAGCAGAGTATAATTCTGGACAGACAGCAGGTAGCTGTAAAATTATGTACCAATAATATTTAATGTACAGTATGCTGAGGTCATGAAGGGGTTTGCGTTCCCATGCAACTGTATGTGCAACTTTAATGTGAATTGTTAGCTCAGTTACAGGTGTAGCCCCGAAATAGCATAGAGTGAAATTTACTGAAGTGCTTTTGTGTGTTAAACAGTAAAAAATACTCCCAAATGGGGTTGCTTGATGCGGTCTCATCAAATGGGGTCTGTCTACTGTGGATctaaaaagttttgggttttgtttAGATGGATGGATACTGATGATGACATGCTATAaggaataaaagaaaataaatgcagGTTTGACATGGAAGGGAAACCAAACAGATAAATTGACAAAAAAGGTTGTAAAGGGAACATTTCAAGGATTTCCTCTGCTACATAAAACAATGTGAACAAATACCCTAACAATAGCAACTTAAACCTAGTAAAATAAGTGTGAATACCTGTTTCATTCTGACATCTCCAGCAGCTGTTGTTTCTGTAAGGTTTAGATAAAACATTTGATactagacacatacacacacacttcctctgcCATAGAGGAAGATAAATACATCTGTGTTGACCATCTGTGTCTGCTGTTAGTATGTACAGGTGCTGCAAGTCAGTCAGTGCAAATGGTGTCCTTGATCAGCTACCATTAACACATCCATTATGACAACTCATCCTTTTTCCAGCAGGAACACACAACCTGGATGCCTCACAGTAAATGCGTTAGATGTACACAgaaacctcacacattcaacaacTATATTAGATCAGCAAAAAAGTACATATATAGTTCCATTCCTGGTTTATTACACGGTTTTGATGTGCTCAATCTCGACAGAACTGGTGTCACTGTTACAGATATGGAACCTACTGACGCTATGAACAACTAGGTTAAATAATTAATAGCATTGAAGCATAACTGTACACGGGGGTTGATGTACTGTCTGTATGGTTAACTGGaatattttaatagtattttgccCTTAATGACAAAGAAATATATGGAAACATTGGACACTTCCAACGTAGGCCTTAGTGGCAGCTACTTTTAGCAGCCTAGTGGGAATAATATCAGTGGCTGGACACTTGATTTAATGCCTCTTTATGATGCATCGCGTTTGGGATTTGGTTTTACTCTCAATGAGCCTATCGACAGcttaaggaataaaaacacacccaCGGTGCCACCGCAGGCCTATCGATGAGGCAAGACAGGAGCTACCCGCATCATCACTGCTAACCTGGTATCCGTGGTGTTTCAGGGGAGCTGCGTCAAGCTAGCTGACGGTAGCCAGGGCTTTAgcggaaataaatcaatttgccTTCATAATGCAGGAAAACTTGACGTACTTATTACACGGATAGCAAATTAATAATTAAGAAGGTCTCAAGTACTATAAAGTAGTGTAGTGCAAATTAAACACACAAGCTTCCCGTGTTTCAACAAGCTAAATGCTAAGCTACACACATTTGTGACACAAGCTAATGCTaaataatatttagctttttctTTTTAGATGACAGAGAAATATATCTACCAACTTGCCACCTTTACTTGTTTGCAAGCTACACTTATTGACCGAATAACTactaataaacaacaaaaaaacggtTTTACtttattaaacagcttagataTAAATATTTCAACATGCTAAGTTACATGCTAACAGCTAGCGATTATTTCTACAACTGACGTCTCGTGCTTTGACAGTTAAGCGACATTGCTTAAAATGAGAAGccgatttttatatttttattgtattttattaacGATTATGTCGACTTGTATCTACAGCAAAGTGTTTAACGGTTAGCGTTGCTATTCGTAAGGGGGTTTTAttctgaaaaaggaagaaggacATGGCGGCTCCTCTTGTCTGTGTTGACTTTGGTGTTTCTGCTTCTGGGCTAAAGCTATCTGTTCCTTTTAACTCAAGTGTCTCGGTGTAAAATGTTCCAAATGAGCTAAATATGAGCTAAAGGCAGCCGTCGCCTACCTTGCATgctgctgctctgtgtctgctGGTGGAATTGGTGCGACGTGGATCCTAcgatgctgctgctgttgctggagCTTGTTGAGTTGCTGTCAGGACGGGAGTCGCCATTGTTGTGTTGGATTCCGGCAGCAGCGCTCAGGCTGCAATGCAGAGAGAGTAAACTTCGCCCTCTCTGCCTCCAGACGGGACACTGCGCCACTTGAACGCAACAGCCGCACCACGGCCACGTCTGTGGCGCTGCTGCATTCACGGACTGTCGAAAATGCGTCActtctgattttttgtttttcccgcttacatcaggggtgtcaaagtcttttagttcaggggctacatacagccaaatatgatctaaagtgggccagaccagtaaaataatataaataataggataagaacttataaataatatctactccaaagttttctctatgtttttgaataaaaataaatgaaatgccgtaatgaaaatgtttacatctacgaaactgtacttgaacaaatatgaacaacctgtcaaataagtgcaattttaacaatattacaccttcatttatcatttttatcacaacttacagatcacagtggctctacaaatacagaaaacattcagtaaccggcagattattggtacaattccacatccttgtcttaagacatttcaggttgttcacatttttgtaaaaggctagtctgtaaatgtataaatttttgggtaattttcctttttttttacactaaaacaaagagaacaacaaagagaacagacctccgccaaaacagatctgctgcccccatcaccaccaaaatttgatcatttcttccttgtgccagtatcaacatttcctgaaaatttcatctaaatccgtccataactttttgaattatcttgctaacaaacaaacatgcaaacacgcacacacgcaaacacacaaagtaaagctaTCACAATAACTCCTGTCGGAGGTAAAAAtgagcttttttcattattttaaggttattatgatagtattctactggtctgacccactttagattgaagtgacctaaaatgattttaacatccttgattgttaatatattcactgtaatttttgcatttcacaaattcatcccaggggccagattggaccctttggtgggccgattttggcccccgggcaccatgtttgacacctgtggcttacatACATCAAATAGTCAACATACTGAGAAATATTTAGTTGAGGTAGACCAGTAGATATTCAGTGCAATGCAATGCAAGGTacacagaaaatttaaaaaagtaaatacacttaatttattgttaatttgttTAATGAATTGCTGCACTGTAACAGTAAGAAGTTACATCACTAGTTTCTAGGACAGGTCTgtcaactcatgttagttcaggggccacattcagcctaaatgatataaagtgggccggacccatgaaataatataaataacaggataataacTTGTGAATAATGTCGACTCCTAAGTGTTCTCTaactttttgagtgaaaaagtaagattctgtaatgaaaatgtttacatctacaactgtacttgaacaaaacaaaattcttaagaaaaataagtgcaatttttacaatattgtaccacagtttatcatttctacatgtgcattacaatgtacagatcacagtggatctacaaatacacaaaacattcaataaaaggcagaattttactaaaactccacatacttctataaagacatttaaggttgttcatgtttgttcaggttatttacttttttttgtaaaaggctagtctgtaaatgtaaacatttttgtataatttaactgtttgtttttacagtaaaacaaagttttcattttttataggttaatatggtAGTTTTTTacttgtctgacccactttagattgaattgacctaaaatcattgtaacatccttggttgttaatatcttcagtgtaatttttacatttcacaaattcatcccacgggccggattggacc
The nucleotide sequence above comes from Sphaeramia orbicularis chromosome 19, fSphaOr1.1, whole genome shotgun sequence. Encoded proteins:
- the LOC115410670 gene encoding LOW QUALITY PROTEIN: dual specificity mitogen-activated protein kinase kinase 4-like (The sequence of the model RefSeq protein was modified relative to this genomic sequence to represent the inferred CDS: inserted 2 bases in 2 codons) is translated as MQGKRKALKLNFANPPVNXASRLPLNPTAPSFPNPHIERLRTHSIESSGKLKISPEQHCDFTAEDLRDLGEIGRGAYGSVNXMVHKPTGQIMAVKRIRSTVDEKEQKQLLMDLDVVMRSSDCPYIVQFYGALFREGDCWICMELMSTSLDKFYKYVYCALDDVIPEEILGKITLATVKALNHLKENLKIIHRDIKPSNILMDRKGNIKLCDFGISGQLVDSIAKTRDAGCRPYMAPERIDPSASRQGYDVRSDVWSLGITLYELATGRFPYPKWNSVFDQLTQVVKGEPPQLSNSEERQFSPKFINFVNLCLTKDESKRPKYKELLKHPFILMYEERFVDVASYVCRILDQIPASPISPMYVD